In Mustela erminea isolate mMusErm1 chromosome 8, mMusErm1.Pri, whole genome shotgun sequence, a genomic segment contains:
- the NMUR1 gene encoding neuromedin-U receptor 1 isoform X1 yields MSPGADSMAPLCFNCSSLPGDMSPRDARSLVPCNGSRASRLPDPEDLNLTDEELRLKYLGPQQTELFVPICVTYLLIFVVGAVGNGLTCTVILRHKNMRTPTNYYLFSLAVSDLLVLLVGLPLEIYEMWCNYPFLLGAGGCYFRTLLFETVCLASVLNVTALSVERYVAVVHPLQARSTMTRVHVRRVLGAIWGLAVLCSLPNTSLHGIQQLELPCRGTVPHSATCTLVHPRALYNLVMQITTLFFFCLPMATISVLYLLIGLQLRRERLLLLRREARGRARSSDSGRFQRSQDQGRTQVTKMLFVLVMVFGICWAPFHVDRLMWSFVSQWTESLHLAFQYVHVISGVFFYLSSAINPVLYNIMSSRFRETFQEALCLGTRYRYHRPHHNSYSLSRVTMGSTLCDLGSPGSRAQLPTENGGL; encoded by the exons ATGTCGCCAGGCGCAGACAGCATG GCTCCTCTCTGCTTCAATTGCTCCAGTCTCCCTGGAGACATGTCCCCACGGGATGCAAGGAGCCTGGTGCCCTGCAATGGTAGTAGGGCCTCGAGGCTCCCTGACCCGGAGGACTTGAACCTCACCGATGAGGAACTGAGACTCAAGTACCTGGGGCCCCAGCAGACAGAGCTGTTTGTGCCCATCTGTGTCACGTACCTGCTGATCTTCGTGGTGGGCGCCGTGGGAAATGGGCTGACCTGCACCGTCATCCTGCGTCACAAGAACATGCGTACCCCCACCAACTACTACCTCTTCAGCCTGGCTGTGTCCGACCTGCTGGTGCTGTTGGTGGGCCTGCCCCTGGAGATCTATGAGATGTGGTGCAACTACCCCTTCCTGCTGGGCGCCGGGGGCTGCTACTTCCGCACTCTTCTCTTTGAGACGGTCTGCCTGGCCTCCGTGCTCAATGTCACGGCCCTGAGCGTGGAGCGCTATGTGGCCGTGGTGCACCCACTGCAGGCTAGGTCCACGATGACTCGGGTCCACGTGCGCCGCGTGCTTGGGGCCATCTGGGGCCTCGCTGTGCTTTGTTCTCTGCCTAACACCAGCCTGCATGGCATCCAGCAGCTGGAATTGCCCTGCCGGGGCACGGTGCCCCACTCGGCCACATGCACCTTGGTCCACCCGCGGGCCCTCTACAACCTGGTCATGCAGATCACCACCCtgttcttcttctgcctgcccaTGGCCACCATCAGCGTGCTCTACCTGCTCATCGGGCTCCAGCTGCGGCGTGAGAGATTGCTTCTGCTCAGGCGGGaggccaggggcagggccaggtCCAGTGACAGTGGCAGGTTTCAGCGGTCACAGGATCAGGGCCGGACACAGGTGACCAAGATGTTGT TTGTGCTGGTCATGGTGTTTGGGATCTGCTGGGCCCCTTTCCACGTTGACCGCCTCATGTGGAGCTTTGTGTCCCAGTGGACCGAGAGTCTGCACCTGGCCTTCCAGTACGTGCATGTTATCTCCGGAGTCTTCTTCTACCTCAGCTCGGCAATTAACCCTGTGCTCTACAACATCATGTCAAGCCGCTTCAGGGAGACTTTCCAGGAAGCCCTGTGCTTGGGGACCCGGTACCGCTACCACAGACCCCACCACAACTCCTACAGCCTCAGCAGGGTGACCATGGGCAGCACCCTGTGTGACCTGGGCTCCCCGGGCAGCAGGGCCCAGCTGCCGACTGAGAATGGGGGCCTCTAG
- the NMUR1 gene encoding neuromedin-U receptor 1 isoform X2 translates to MSPRDARSLVPCNGSRASRLPDPEDLNLTDEELRLKYLGPQQTELFVPICVTYLLIFVVGAVGNGLTCTVILRHKNMRTPTNYYLFSLAVSDLLVLLVGLPLEIYEMWCNYPFLLGAGGCYFRTLLFETVCLASVLNVTALSVERYVAVVHPLQARSTMTRVHVRRVLGAIWGLAVLCSLPNTSLHGIQQLELPCRGTVPHSATCTLVHPRALYNLVMQITTLFFFCLPMATISVLYLLIGLQLRRERLLLLRREARGRARSSDSGRFQRSQDQGRTQVTKMLFVLVMVFGICWAPFHVDRLMWSFVSQWTESLHLAFQYVHVISGVFFYLSSAINPVLYNIMSSRFRETFQEALCLGTRYRYHRPHHNSYSLSRVTMGSTLCDLGSPGSRAQLPTENGGL, encoded by the exons ATGTCCCCACGGGATGCAAGGAGCCTGGTGCCCTGCAATGGTAGTAGGGCCTCGAGGCTCCCTGACCCGGAGGACTTGAACCTCACCGATGAGGAACTGAGACTCAAGTACCTGGGGCCCCAGCAGACAGAGCTGTTTGTGCCCATCTGTGTCACGTACCTGCTGATCTTCGTGGTGGGCGCCGTGGGAAATGGGCTGACCTGCACCGTCATCCTGCGTCACAAGAACATGCGTACCCCCACCAACTACTACCTCTTCAGCCTGGCTGTGTCCGACCTGCTGGTGCTGTTGGTGGGCCTGCCCCTGGAGATCTATGAGATGTGGTGCAACTACCCCTTCCTGCTGGGCGCCGGGGGCTGCTACTTCCGCACTCTTCTCTTTGAGACGGTCTGCCTGGCCTCCGTGCTCAATGTCACGGCCCTGAGCGTGGAGCGCTATGTGGCCGTGGTGCACCCACTGCAGGCTAGGTCCACGATGACTCGGGTCCACGTGCGCCGCGTGCTTGGGGCCATCTGGGGCCTCGCTGTGCTTTGTTCTCTGCCTAACACCAGCCTGCATGGCATCCAGCAGCTGGAATTGCCCTGCCGGGGCACGGTGCCCCACTCGGCCACATGCACCTTGGTCCACCCGCGGGCCCTCTACAACCTGGTCATGCAGATCACCACCCtgttcttcttctgcctgcccaTGGCCACCATCAGCGTGCTCTACCTGCTCATCGGGCTCCAGCTGCGGCGTGAGAGATTGCTTCTGCTCAGGCGGGaggccaggggcagggccaggtCCAGTGACAGTGGCAGGTTTCAGCGGTCACAGGATCAGGGCCGGACACAGGTGACCAAGATGTTGT TTGTGCTGGTCATGGTGTTTGGGATCTGCTGGGCCCCTTTCCACGTTGACCGCCTCATGTGGAGCTTTGTGTCCCAGTGGACCGAGAGTCTGCACCTGGCCTTCCAGTACGTGCATGTTATCTCCGGAGTCTTCTTCTACCTCAGCTCGGCAATTAACCCTGTGCTCTACAACATCATGTCAAGCCGCTTCAGGGAGACTTTCCAGGAAGCCCTGTGCTTGGGGACCCGGTACCGCTACCACAGACCCCACCACAACTCCTACAGCCTCAGCAGGGTGACCATGGGCAGCACCCTGTGTGACCTGGGCTCCCCGGGCAGCAGGGCCCAGCTGCCGACTGAGAATGGGGGCCTCTAG
- the NMUR1 gene encoding neuromedin-U receptor 1 isoform X3: MSPGADSMAPLCFNCSSLPGDMSPRDARSLVPCNGSRASRLPDPEDLNLTDEELRLKYLGPQQTELFVPICVTYLLIFVVGAVGNGLTCTVILRHKNMRTPTNYYLFSLAVSDLLVLLVGLPLEIYEMWCNYPFLLGAGGCYFRTLLFETVCLASVLNVTALSVERYVAVVHPLQARSTMTRVHVRRVLGAIWGLAVLCSLPNTSLHGIQQLELPCRGTVPHSATCTLVHPRALYNLVMQITTLFFFCLPMATISVLYLLIGLQLRRERLLLLRREARGRARSSDSGRFQRSQDQGRTQVTKMLCDLNQVDGGSQDKTEEQCPRTQGHLSSF; encoded by the exons ATGTCGCCAGGCGCAGACAGCATG GCTCCTCTCTGCTTCAATTGCTCCAGTCTCCCTGGAGACATGTCCCCACGGGATGCAAGGAGCCTGGTGCCCTGCAATGGTAGTAGGGCCTCGAGGCTCCCTGACCCGGAGGACTTGAACCTCACCGATGAGGAACTGAGACTCAAGTACCTGGGGCCCCAGCAGACAGAGCTGTTTGTGCCCATCTGTGTCACGTACCTGCTGATCTTCGTGGTGGGCGCCGTGGGAAATGGGCTGACCTGCACCGTCATCCTGCGTCACAAGAACATGCGTACCCCCACCAACTACTACCTCTTCAGCCTGGCTGTGTCCGACCTGCTGGTGCTGTTGGTGGGCCTGCCCCTGGAGATCTATGAGATGTGGTGCAACTACCCCTTCCTGCTGGGCGCCGGGGGCTGCTACTTCCGCACTCTTCTCTTTGAGACGGTCTGCCTGGCCTCCGTGCTCAATGTCACGGCCCTGAGCGTGGAGCGCTATGTGGCCGTGGTGCACCCACTGCAGGCTAGGTCCACGATGACTCGGGTCCACGTGCGCCGCGTGCTTGGGGCCATCTGGGGCCTCGCTGTGCTTTGTTCTCTGCCTAACACCAGCCTGCATGGCATCCAGCAGCTGGAATTGCCCTGCCGGGGCACGGTGCCCCACTCGGCCACATGCACCTTGGTCCACCCGCGGGCCCTCTACAACCTGGTCATGCAGATCACCACCCtgttcttcttctgcctgcccaTGGCCACCATCAGCGTGCTCTACCTGCTCATCGGGCTCCAGCTGCGGCGTGAGAGATTGCTTCTGCTCAGGCGGGaggccaggggcagggccaggtCCAGTGACAGTGGCAGGTTTCAGCGGTCACAGGATCAGGGCCGGACACAGGTGACCAAGATGTTGT GCGACCTAAATCAGGTAGATGGAGGGAGCCAGGACAAGACAGAG GAACAGTGTCCCAGAACCCAAGGCCACTTGAGCAGCTTCTGA